Proteins encoded by one window of Venturia canescens isolate UGA chromosome 2, ASM1945775v1, whole genome shotgun sequence:
- the LOC122406304 gene encoding probable citrate synthase 2, mitochondrial produces the protein MHEKINAKNSVSIYHQIFVSIDRLLINRWKRACNNCGGAGRCNRTKVSTTRGTPSPSIDLKEAVREKIPLHYDLLRKLRSQHGSTVISRITIDDIYEGLKGVNTLVRETCEADSTFGLRYRGLTLSEVLALLPRHSNAPSPEAVFWLLLTGDVPTYEQTASLVEDWNLRRQRQKKWWLQSGDGSFVGRIFKAFPKYVTPLTKLSVVLSAFNATEKGLNEIGTTRNMSYDSWEKTYEEGMELLAILPGMVGLTRDADRGIEAGFMKFDEKRADWVDFLLENSGLLSNTIDDRKKASFGDFLRLYIVANADEDGGIPSTHVTQILGASRLELSKTLAAGVLAYSNEPNTGTMSQYMDFQKKIQNVLGHRPSGEALKDLVSTLFVKESEIIGHKETPISDSRYAAFSDFARENMNEEPDIKLSRDITRILTAIANSSGKNLWPEQSAIAAPIFQLYGLKNMEFNQTLLWMSRALGTVASIIWTRATDIPPEHPKSQSTYTYVNLFENSRKNAKP, from the exons ATGCATGAAAAGATAAACGCGAAAAATTCCGTATCGATC TACCACCAGATATTTGTTTCCATCGatcgtttattaattaatcgttGGAAGCGTGCGTGTAATAACTGTGGGGGTGCGGGTCGATGCAACCGCACAAAGGTAAGCACCACTCGAGGAACACCGAGTCCAAGTATCGATCTCAAAGAGGCCGTACGAGAAAAAATACCGCTCCATTACGACCTACTGAGGAAGCTCCGATCGCAGCATGGCTCGACCGTTATTAGCCGAATAACCATCGACGATATTTACGAGGGACTCAAGGGCGTAAATACTTTGGTCAGGGAAACTTGCGAAGCTGATTCTACGTTTGGG CTTCGTTACAGAGGTTTAACCTTGTCGGAAGTGCTCGCTCTTTTGCCACGTCACAGCAATGCACCGAGTCCTGAAGCAGTATTTTGGCTCCTCCTGACCGGAGACGTACCCACCTACGAACAAACCGCTTCTCTCGTCGAAGACTGGAACTTACGACGtcagagacaaaaaaaatggtggcTCCAGTCTGGAGATGGTTCCTTCGTAGGTCGCATTTTCAAGGCTTTTCCCAAATACGTAACTCCCTTAACTAAATTGTCTGTAGTACTCAGCGCATTTAACGCAACGGAAAAAGGTCTCAATGAAATTGGTACCACAAGAAATATGAGCTACGATTCTTGGGAG AAGACTTACGAGGAAGGAATGGAGCTACTTGCTATTTTGCCAGGGATGGTCGGACTCACGAGAGACGCGGATAGAGGCATCGAAGCAGGATttatgaaattcgatgaaaagagGGCTGATTGGGTGGACTTCCTTCTGGAAAACTCCGGACTTTTGTCCAATACGATCGATGACCGGAAGAAAGCTTCGTTCGGtgattttttgagattatacATCGTCGCGAATGC TGACGAAGATGGTGGAATACCGAGCACTCACGTGACCCAAATTCTCGGAGCTTCCCGGTTGGAGCTGAGCAAAACATTGGCCGCCGGTGTTCTCGCTTATTCCAATGAACCTAACACCGGAACAATGTCTCAG TACATGGATTTTCAGAAGAAGATCCAAAATGTTCTGGGACATCGACCAAGCGGAGAGGCCTTGAAGGATCTCGTTAGTACCCTATTCGTGAAGGAGAGCGAAATAATCGGCCACAAAGAAACACCTATCAGCGATTCTCGTTACGCGGCTTTCTCAGACTTTGCCAGAGAAAATATGAACGAAGAACCGGATATCAAACTCTCCAGAGATATCACACGAATTCTTACCGCAATCGCCAACTCGTCCGGTAAAAATTTGTGGCCGGAACAAAGTGCCATCGCTGCTCCAATCTTTCAG TTGTACGGCCTCAAGAACATGGAATTCAATCAAACCCTTTTGTGGATGTCCAGAGCTTTGGGTACCGTCGCCTCGATCATATGGACCAGAGCGACTGACATTCCACCGGAGCACCCCAAATCCCAAAGCACATATACTTACgtgaatttattcgaaaattctcgaaaaaatgCCAAACCGTGA
- the LOC122407383 gene encoding RING finger and transmembrane domain-containing protein 2 isoform X1 produces MAGCALTDAATRAQEEERVGTNESTTCTKSPPGLLMVHTACTIEALPTATHRSYPNCVTRTMDQNRMFSERMPATLQGTGNPVAQTCTHQPEVSLTSWINRRLQERRASGPRTSLTESYVINVDDDLSPETTDVSDREPAEDHHDFHSTTVADNHLNDIREATTGDRTSDNNHNDNNEANNNNRRNSEAEALMTLPLTSESRDLLYLLLDVLNKCLPFAIILLSKCIYDYKACIIEFLGLLIIFTTANRDLKREIAKQQNGSWKILLSILAYIRGCFFLIDYIFEEPLFRMYTVPKTMSELLWSVIITDMVLKLFTITFKVFVTCLPARILPYARRGKYYLVMEACSQFYRSTATVYPWFFYLWDCYGGSETFIAHLFAVIYTNNKFSDVVARGKLLWGSLKKMWQNVSLGVSPSKDQLVAAGSVCVICHEEFSNPVLLQCKHIFCEACVTTWLDRERTCPLCRAPISDDPVYRDGHTTDFIQWY; encoded by the exons ATGGCAGGATGCGCTTTGACTGACGCTGCTACCAGGGCtcaagaagaagaaagagtcGGCACAAATGAGTCGACAACTTGTACAAAATCACCACCAGGATTATTAATGGTGCATACAGCATGCACCATTGAAGCTTTGCCAACAGCTACACATAGAAGCTACCCAAATTGTGTTACAAGAACAATGGATCAAAACAGAATGTTTTCCGAAAGGATGCCTGCTACCTTGCAAGGCACAGGCAACCCAGTTGCTCAGACCTGTACA CATCAACCCGAGGTGTCCCTGACTTCCTGGATAAATAGACGATTGCAAGAGCGTCGAGCCTCAGGTCCAAGAACATCCCTGACAGAAAGTTATGTAATAAATGTTGATGATGATTTATCACCAGAAACAACAGATGTCAGTGATCGAGAACCTGCAGAAGATCATCACGATTTTCATAGCACAACAGTAGCCGACAATCATTTGAACGATATTCGAGAAGCTACGACCGGCGATCGAACTAGCGACAACAACCACAACGACAATAACGAGGCTAATAACAACAACAGAAGAAATAGCGAAGCAGAAGCCTTAATGACTTTGCCTCTAACTTCAGAATCTCGCGATCTGCTCTATTTATTACTCGATGTGCTGAACAAGTGTCTTCCATTCGCGATAATATTACTTTCAAAATGTATTTACGATTACAAAGCCTGTATCATCGAATTTCTAGGTCtcttaatcatttttacaacCGCCAATAGAGATCTCAAACGAGAGATAGCGAAACAACAGAATGGAAGCTGGAAAATTCTTCTCAGTATATTGGCTTATATTCGcggttgtttttttctaattgaTTACATTTTCGAAGAACCATTATTCAGAATGTACACAGTACCAAAAACGATGAGCGAACTTCTGTGGTCCGTTATTATCACCGATATGGTGCTTAAACTCTTCACTATTACCTTCAAAGTCTTCGTTACTTGTCTACCGGCACGAATATTACCATATGCAAGAAGG GGAAAATATTATCTTGTGATGGAGGCCTGCTCGCAATTTTATCGATCAACTGCAACGGTTTATCCGTGGTTTTTTTATCTCTGGGACTGCTATGGTGGATCGGAAACCTTCATCGCTCATCTGTTTGCGGTTATTTACACGAACAACAAATTCAGTGACGTAGTGGCGCGGGGTAAACTTTTATGGGGCtcgctgaaaaaaatgtggcaaAACGTG aGTTTGGGTGTATCGCCTTCGAAAGATCAGTTAGTAGCAGCTGGTTCAGTGTGCGTTATCTGTCACGAGGAATTCTCCAATCCTGTACTGCTACAATGCAAACACATATTTTGTGAAGCTTGCGTAACAACGTGGCTTGACAGAGAGCGGACGTGTCCTCTCTGTCGTGCTCCAATATCAGACGATCCTGTTTATCGGGACGGTCACACGACCGactttattcaatggtattga
- the LOC122407383 gene encoding RING finger and transmembrane domain-containing protein 2 isoform X2, whose translation MVHTACTIEALPTATHRSYPNCVTRTMDQNRMFSERMPATLQGTGNPVAQTCTHQPEVSLTSWINRRLQERRASGPRTSLTESYVINVDDDLSPETTDVSDREPAEDHHDFHSTTVADNHLNDIREATTGDRTSDNNHNDNNEANNNNRRNSEAEALMTLPLTSESRDLLYLLLDVLNKCLPFAIILLSKCIYDYKACIIEFLGLLIIFTTANRDLKREIAKQQNGSWKILLSILAYIRGCFFLIDYIFEEPLFRMYTVPKTMSELLWSVIITDMVLKLFTITFKVFVTCLPARILPYARRGKYYLVMEACSQFYRSTATVYPWFFYLWDCYGGSETFIAHLFAVIYTNNKFSDVVARGKLLWGSLKKMWQNVSLGVSPSKDQLVAAGSVCVICHEEFSNPVLLQCKHIFCEACVTTWLDRERTCPLCRAPISDDPVYRDGHTTDFIQWY comes from the exons ATGGTGCATACAGCATGCACCATTGAAGCTTTGCCAACAGCTACACATAGAAGCTACCCAAATTGTGTTACAAGAACAATGGATCAAAACAGAATGTTTTCCGAAAGGATGCCTGCTACCTTGCAAGGCACAGGCAACCCAGTTGCTCAGACCTGTACA CATCAACCCGAGGTGTCCCTGACTTCCTGGATAAATAGACGATTGCAAGAGCGTCGAGCCTCAGGTCCAAGAACATCCCTGACAGAAAGTTATGTAATAAATGTTGATGATGATTTATCACCAGAAACAACAGATGTCAGTGATCGAGAACCTGCAGAAGATCATCACGATTTTCATAGCACAACAGTAGCCGACAATCATTTGAACGATATTCGAGAAGCTACGACCGGCGATCGAACTAGCGACAACAACCACAACGACAATAACGAGGCTAATAACAACAACAGAAGAAATAGCGAAGCAGAAGCCTTAATGACTTTGCCTCTAACTTCAGAATCTCGCGATCTGCTCTATTTATTACTCGATGTGCTGAACAAGTGTCTTCCATTCGCGATAATATTACTTTCAAAATGTATTTACGATTACAAAGCCTGTATCATCGAATTTCTAGGTCtcttaatcatttttacaacCGCCAATAGAGATCTCAAACGAGAGATAGCGAAACAACAGAATGGAAGCTGGAAAATTCTTCTCAGTATATTGGCTTATATTCGcggttgtttttttctaattgaTTACATTTTCGAAGAACCATTATTCAGAATGTACACAGTACCAAAAACGATGAGCGAACTTCTGTGGTCCGTTATTATCACCGATATGGTGCTTAAACTCTTCACTATTACCTTCAAAGTCTTCGTTACTTGTCTACCGGCACGAATATTACCATATGCAAGAAGG GGAAAATATTATCTTGTGATGGAGGCCTGCTCGCAATTTTATCGATCAACTGCAACGGTTTATCCGTGGTTTTTTTATCTCTGGGACTGCTATGGTGGATCGGAAACCTTCATCGCTCATCTGTTTGCGGTTATTTACACGAACAACAAATTCAGTGACGTAGTGGCGCGGGGTAAACTTTTATGGGGCtcgctgaaaaaaatgtggcaaAACGTG aGTTTGGGTGTATCGCCTTCGAAAGATCAGTTAGTAGCAGCTGGTTCAGTGTGCGTTATCTGTCACGAGGAATTCTCCAATCCTGTACTGCTACAATGCAAACACATATTTTGTGAAGCTTGCGTAACAACGTGGCTTGACAGAGAGCGGACGTGTCCTCTCTGTCGTGCTCCAATATCAGACGATCCTGTTTATCGGGACGGTCACACGACCGactttattcaatggtattga
- the LOC122407385 gene encoding ADP-ribosylation factor-like protein 6-interacting protein 4: MSGRATHRSRTTERSSEKHRKKKKSKKRSSSSSEDCVIVTGQRNSCGKDKRRKSRKKKHRRRYASDSSSSNSSIVRLKLDAKPKRLLGERPEFCKNVRRSYDVGIPQEFRNQGLLRLHQKEQKNETFAGSNSGLMERRVLKALDEGARDELLRRHSNSSQVAKKSRKSHKRRRSLSRSSSSSRSSSSETSSLGDSSSMSSSSSISSTDKRRREKRRKKKKLAKKLLKRETKKRREIRRKLKKILEVKSGVSVGKTKHQMIKDPEDRLLKDINVELEDRARAMAPMTREEWEKKQSIVRRVYDEETGRHRLIKGDGEVLEEIVSRDRHMAINKKATKGDGEFFQSRLTVNK; the protein is encoded by the exons aTGAGTGGTAGAGCGACACACAGGTCAAGAACAACTGAACGTTCTTCAGAAaagcatagaaaaaagaaaaagtcgaaaaagcGTTCCAGTTCATCTTCCGAAGATTGTGTAATAGTTACGGGGCAAAGAAATTCTTGTGGCAAAGACAAGCGgcgaaaatcacgaaaaaaaaaacatcgtcgGAGGTATGCAAGTGATTCGAGTTCAAGCAATTCGAGCATAGTCAGATTGAAACTCGATGCAAAACCAAAACGATTACTCGGCGAGCGTCCTGAATTTTGTAAGAATGTTAGACGCAGCTACGACGTTGGAATTCCGCAAGAGTTCCGAAATCAGGGGTTGCTCCGTTTGCATCAAAAAGAGCAAAAGAATGAAACATTCGCCGGGAGTAATTCGGGCCTAATGGAACGGCGGGTACTAAAGGCTCTAGATGAGGGAGCTCGAGATGAATTGTTGAGAAGGCATTCTAACTCTAGTCAAGTTGCTAAGAAATCTCGCAAGTCTCATAAGAGAAGACggtctctttctcgctccagTTCATCAAGCCGTAGCAGCTCCAGCGAGACTTCGAGCCTCGGCGACAGTTCCAGTATGTCCAGCTCCAGTAGCATCTCCAGTACGGATAAacgaaggagagaaaagagaagaaaaaaaaagaaattggcaaaaaaattattgaagcGTGAGACTAAAAAGCGAAGGGAGATAAGGCGCAAGTTGAAAAAGATATTGGAAGTCAAATCAGGAGTTTCTGTTGGGAAAACCAAACACCAAATGATCAAAGACCCTGAGGATAGACTTCTTAAAGATATTAATGTTGAATTAGAGGACAGAGCTAGAGCCATGGCTCCAATGACGAGAGaagaatgggaaaaaaaacagagtaTTGTGAGAAGAGTTTATGACGAAGAGACAGGACGACACAG GTTGATTAAGGGAGATGGTGAAGTATTGGAAGAGATTGTCAGTAGAGATAGACACAtggcaataaataaaaaagctaCCAAAGGCGATGGAGAATTTTTCCAATCACGTCTCACAGTCAACAAGTGA
- the LOC122406305 gene encoding fructose-bisphosphate aldolase-like, producing MARFEGRCNCKQKVADSITKYTKVDPALQQELLKIVESLSLPGKGILAIDESPSSFDPIFRQIGIENTDAARRDYREMLLSADKSELCQFISGVILNHETLYQKLSNGRELLDLLKEINLIVGIKADKGTVCLFGTMNEETTEGLDNLQERCIQYKKDGCHFAKWRCTYKLSDNRPSALAVNENAHVLARFATIAQSARLVPVIQPEIVTTGEHEMAKALQVHEEVLSVLFRAMVEHRVFLEGMILKPAMVLAGIQNAKFCKPQIVADFTLAALRRTVPSALPTIMFLSGVQSDEDAILNLNAIVRAEGKIPWTLSFSYGRALHNAAGIAWEGKPEKIANAQSIFLDRAKRCSEASQGKLDIEEFKKCMSIPDNSDGD from the exons ATGGCTCGTTTCGAAGGAAGATGTAATTGCAAGCAAAAg GTTGCTGATTCAATTACTAAGTATACCAAAGTCGATCCGGCTCTGCAACAAGAATTGCTAAAAATCGTAGAAAGCTTGAGTCTACCGGGAAAGGGAATTTTGGCTATCGACGAGTCGCCTTCCTCTTTTGACCCGATATTTCGTCAAATTGGAATAGAGAACACGGATGCTGCACGCAGGGATTACAGAGAAATGCTGCTGTCCGCGGACAAG TCTGAGTTGTGCCAATTCATAAGTGGTGTTATTCTGAACCACGAGACTCTATATCAGAAATTGTCAAATGGAAGAGAGTTGTTGGATTTATTGAAAGAGATAAATCTAATAGTTGGAATAAAAGCTGACAAAGGAACGGTGTGTCTTTTTGGGACGATGAACGAAGAGACGACCGAGGGTTTGGACAATCTTCAGGAACGATGTATACAATACAAAAAGGATGGTTGCCATTTTGCAAAATGGCGGTGTACTTATAAATTATCGGATAATCGACCAAGCGCATTGGCGGTCAATGAAAATGCTCATGTTCTGGCCAg GTTTGCGACAATTGCCCAGAGCGCAAGACTCGTACCGGTTATACAGCCGGAAATAGTGACGACCGGTGAGCACGAAATGGCAAAAGCTTTACAAGTTCACGAAGAAGTATTGTCGGTCCTTTTCCGCGCTATGGTGGAACACCGCGTCTTCCTAGAGGGCATGATACTGAAACCAGCGATGGTCCTGGCAGGAATTCAAAACGCCAAATTCTGCAAGCCCCAA ATTGTCGCTGATTTTACTCTTGCGGCTTTACGACGAACGGTTCCGTCGGCTCTTCCGACAATTATGTTTTTAAGCGGCGTACAATCGGATGAAGATGCGATTCTAAATCTCAACGCTATCGTTCGTGCCGAAGGCAAAATTCCTTGGACTTTGTCGTTTTCTTATGGACGTGCTTTGcac aatgCAGCCGGAATCGCTTGGGAAGGAAAGcccgaaaaaatcgccaatGCTCAAAGCATTTTTCTCGACAGAGCTAAACGATGCTCCGAAGCGTCTCAGGGAAAACTGGATATcgaggaatttaaaaaatgtatgagcATTCCTGACAATTCCGACGGCgactga